The following is a genomic window from Pseudomonas promysalinigenes.
AACTGGTAGCGCTGGCCTGCACTGAAATCCTTGAACGTCAGTTTGACCTGGCAATCACGCCACAAAGGCTCCTCGACCGGGCCGATATTGCTCGGCGCTACTGGAAACTGGTAACGCACGGTCAGCTCGTGGCTGCCGGGTTGGACCTCGAAGTAGCGGCTTTCGGGCCAGTCGCGCTGGTCAACCTGCGCTGCGTCGAGGGACGTTTCGCCGTATGGGGTAAGGTCGACCCAGGCGAGGTTAGGGTCCGGGTCCGGCAGTGTCGAGCAAGCGCTAATCAGCAGCAGTGGGGCGGTGAGCAATAGAGCACGCATGGCGAAACTCCCCCTTGGCGAGATAGTCTTGGAGCGCATTGGCCTTGAGCGAGTTGGATAACCTCAGATGCATTTCTCTGTTCTTTTCAAGCGCTCAGGCCCCGGGCCACTCGACCGCTTTTTCAGCTATTTGGTTCCTTTGCTGGGGGCTTTTCTGCTAAGCGGTTGCTCCAGCTTGGGTTACTACAGTCAGCTCGCACAAGGCCAGTGGCAGTTACTGCGGGCGCGTCAGCCTGTGGACCAGGTGATAGTTGACCCGGCCAGCAGCCCTCGCTTGCGAGCACGTCTGGCTCATGCCGAACAGGCCCGGGCATTTGCCAGCGAGCGGTTGAAACTGCCAGATAACCGTAGCTATCGGCTTTATGCCGACCTACAGCGCCCTTACGTCGTATGGAACGTATTCGCCACCCCGGAACTGTCGCTGCAACCGGTGACGTATTGTTTTCCCATCGCCGGTTGCGTCGCTTACCGCGGTTATTACCGCCAAGGGGCCGCACGCGGACAGGCGGCGCTAATGCGCCAGCAGGGCCTGGACGTATACGTGAGCGGAGTTGAAGCCTATTCGACCCTGGGCTGGTTCGATGACCCGATTCTGTCGTCGATGGTCGCTTGGGGGGATGAACGGCTCGCTACGCTGATCTTCCATGAACTGGCCCACCAGCGCTTTTATGTGCAGGACGACACGGCATTCAACGAGTCGTTTGCCACATTTGTGGAACGTGAGGGCTCGCGGCAATGGCGCGCAGCGCGCGGGTTGGCGCCGCTTGGCACGGCGCAGTCGCAGCAGCGTGAGCAGTTTACCCGGCTGGTGCTGGCCAGCCGCGAGCGGTTGCAGGCAATCTACGCAGCGCCCCTGGACGATGCGCACAAGCGTGTGGCCAAGCAGGCCGAGTTCGAGCGTTTACGGGCCCAGTACAAGCAGGTGCGCGACAGCCAGTGGGGCGGCGATAAGCGGTACGACGCATGGATCTATGGGCCGTTGAGCAATGCCAAGTTATTGCCGTTTGGACTTTATGATCAGTGGGTGCCCGCGTTCGAGCGGCTATTTCATGAGGTGGGGGGGGATTGGCCGCAATTTTATCGACGGGTCGAGGAGCTTGGGCATTTGCCCGCAGCAGACAGGAAGGCGGCGTTACAGCGTTTGATGTGAACCCAGGATTCTGGGGCTGCATCACAGCCCCACAGTCATCAGGGCCGAGTCAAAGCCTGGTGCAGTTCGGCCAGTGTGGCGAAGTGGAAGGCTGGCGCCTCGGCGGCGAGTTCTGCCTGGCTGCCGAACCCATAGCCCACGGCCACCGCCTGGAGGCCGTTGCTGCGGGCACCGATCAGGTCATGCTTGCGGTCCCCGATCATCAGCGTCTGGGTAGGGTCCAGCCGTTCTTCGTCCAGAATGTGGCGAATCAGCTCGACCTTGTTGGTGCGGGTGCCATCGAGCTCGCTGCCATAGATCATCTTGAAATGGTGGTCGAAGGCAAAGTGCCTGGCAATTTCCCGGGCGAACTTCCAGGGTTTTGAAGTCGCGATGTACAGCGTTCTGCCCTGCCCCGTCAGGTCTTCGAGCAGTGCTGGCACCCCTTCGAACACGAGGTTTTCGTAAAGGCCGGTGACACTGAAACGCTCGCGATAGAAATTCACCGCTTCCCAGGCCTTGGCTTCATCGAAGCCGTAGAACTGCATGAAGGCTTGTAGCAGTGGCGGGCCAATGAAGTGTTCCAGTCGCGTGAGGTCGGGTTCGTCGATGCCAAGTTTGGCCAAGGCATACTGAATCGAGCGGGTGATGCCCAGACGCGGGTCGGTCAACGTGCCGTCGAGGTCGAAAAGGATGTTCTGCTGGTGCATGTTCGTCTCGTGAGTCGGGTTCATTCCGGTTGGTCGTAACCTTCGGCCAGGTGCTGGTCCTTGAGCTTGACGTAGTTGCCGGCGCTGTAGAGGAAGAAGGCGCGCTCCTGATCGCTCAGCAGCCTGACCTGCTTGGCGGGGCTGCCCATGTACAGGTAGCCGCTGACCAGACGCTTGCCGGGCGGTACCAGGCTACCGGCGCCGATGATCACTTCGTCTTCGACGATGGCGCCATCCATGATGGTGCTGCCCATGCCGACCAGGATGCGGTTGCCCAACGTGCAGCCATGCAGCATGACCTTATGGCCGATGGTGACCTCGTCACCGATGATCAGCGGGAACCCGTCAGGGTTGAACGGCCCCGCATGGGTGATGTGCAGCACGCTGGCGTCCTGCACGCTGGTGCGCGCGCCAATGCGGATGCGGTGCATGTCGCCACGGATCACCGCCAGCGGCCAGACAGAGCTGTCCTCGCCGATTTCCACATCGCCCAGAACCACCGCCGAACGGTCGACGAATGCCCTGGGTCCCACTTTCGGAGTGTGTTGCTGGAAGCTGCGAATGGCCATGATAGCGTCTCTCATCTGTGCCGATAGACAGGCTGCTTGCTGCGGCCGGCGTCGATTGTAATTAAGATGGGGTAGTGTTTCTTCTGCCAAGGTATCCGAACCGTGAGTGCGAACAACCCACTTCTGCAGTCCTACGATCTGCCGCCCTTCTCGCAAATCCGTGCCGAACACGTGTTGCCGGCGATCGAAGCGATCCTGGCCGACAACCGAAAAGCCATTGCCCAGATCCTCGAACAGCAGGGCAATAACCCTAGCTGGGCTGGCCTGGTACTGGCCATGGACGAACTGAACGACCGCCTGGGCGCTGCCTGGAGCCCGGTCAGCCACCTCAATGCGGTGTGCAACAGCGCCCAATTGCGCGAGGCTTACGAGTCCTGTCTGCCAGCGCTGAGCGCCTACTCTACCGAACTGGGCCAGAACCGCGCGCTGTTCGACGCCTATCAGGCGTTGGCCAACAGCCCTGAAGCAGCTAATTTCGACGTGGCGCAGAAGACCATCCTCGACCACGCCCTGCGAGACTTCCGCCTGTCGGGCATCGACTTGCCGGCCGACAAGCAGCAGCGCTATGCCCAGGTGCAGAGCAAGCTCAGCGAGCTGGGCAGCCGTTTTTCCAACCAACTGCTCGATGCGACCCAGGCCTGGACCAAGCACATTACCGACGAGGCCGCGCTGGCCGGGCTGACCGACTCGGCCAAGGCGCAGATGGCCGCTGCGGCGCAGGCCAAGGGGCTAGACGGCTGGCTGATTACCTTGGAATTCCCCAGCTACTACGCGGTGATGACCTACGCCAGCGACCGCGCCCTGCGTGAAGAACTGTACGCTGCGTACTGCACCCGTGCGTCTGATCAGGGGCCTAATGCTGGGCAGTTCGACAATGGCCCGGTAATGCAGCAGATCCTCGACTTGCGCCAGGAACTGGCCGAGCTGCTGGGCTACCAAAACTACGCCGAGCTTAGCCTGGCGACCAAGATGGCCGAGTCCAGCGATCAGGTGCTGAGCTTCCTGCGGGACCTGGCCAAGCGTTCCAAGCCGTTCGCCGCTCAGGACCTGGAGCAGCTCAAGGCCTACGCCGCCGAGCAGGGTTGCCCGGAGCTGGCCAGTTGGGATGCCGGGTACTTTGGCGAAAAGCTTCGTGAGCAGCGTTACAGTGTGTCCCAGGAAGCTCTGCGTGCCTACTTCCCGATCGACAAGGTACTCAGCGGCCTCTTCAGCATCGTCCAGCGCCTGTACGGCATCGAAATCACCGAGCTCAAAGGCTTCGACACCTGGCACCCAGATGTGCGCCTGTTCGAAATCAAAGAAAACGGCCAGCACGTTGGCCGCTTCTTCTTCGACCTCTACGCCCGCGCCAACAAACGCGGGGGGGCGTGGATGGACGGTGCCCGTGACCGTCGCCGCACGGCGGCTGGCGCGCTGCAAAGCCCGGTGGCTAACCTTGTGTGCAACTTCACCCCGGCCAGCCCTGGCAAGCCTGCATTGCTGACCCATGATGAGGTCACCACCCTGTTCCACGAGTTCGGCCATGGCCTGCATCATATGCTGACCCGTATCGAACATGCTGGGGTGTCCGGCATCAACGGCGTGGCCTGGGATGCGGTAGAGTTGCCGAGCCAGTTCATGGAAAACTGGTGCTGGGAGCCAGAAGGGCTGGCGCTGATTTCCGGCCACTATGAAACCGGTGCACCCCTGCCCCAGGACCTGCTCGACAAGATGCTGGCGGCGAAGAACTTCCAATCCGGCATGATGATGGTGCGGCAGCTGGAGTTCTCGCTGTTCGACTTCGAACTGCACGCCAGCCATGGCGACGGCCGTAGTGTGCTGCAGGTGCTCGAAGGGGTCCGTGATGAGGTCTCGGTGATGCGCCCGCCAGCGTACAATCGGTTCCCCAACAGTTTCGCGCATATCTTCGCCGGGGGTTACGCGGCGGGCTACTACAGCTACAAGTGGGCTGAAGTGCTGTCGGCCGATGCGTTTTCGCGCTTCGAGGAAGAGGGTGTGCTCAATGCCGATACCGGCCGAGCG
Proteins encoded in this region:
- a CDS encoding HAD family hydrolase, producing the protein MHQQNILFDLDGTLTDPRLGITRSIQYALAKLGIDEPDLTRLEHFIGPPLLQAFMQFYGFDEAKAWEAVNFYRERFSVTGLYENLVFEGVPALLEDLTGQGRTLYIATSKPWKFAREIARHFAFDHHFKMIYGSELDGTRTNKVELIRHILDEERLDPTQTLMIGDRKHDLIGARSNGLQAVAVGYGFGSQAELAAEAPAFHFATLAELHQALTRP
- a CDS encoding gamma carbonic anhydrase family protein, whose product is MAIRSFQQHTPKVGPRAFVDRSAVVLGDVEIGEDSSVWPLAVIRGDMHRIRIGARTSVQDASVLHITHAGPFNPDGFPLIIGDEVTIGHKVMLHGCTLGNRILVGMGSTIMDGAIVEDEVIIGAGSLVPPGKRLVSGYLYMGSPAKQVRLLSDQERAFFLYSAGNYVKLKDQHLAEGYDQPE
- the prlC gene encoding oligopeptidase A; the encoded protein is MSANNPLLQSYDLPPFSQIRAEHVLPAIEAILADNRKAIAQILEQQGNNPSWAGLVLAMDELNDRLGAAWSPVSHLNAVCNSAQLREAYESCLPALSAYSTELGQNRALFDAYQALANSPEAANFDVAQKTILDHALRDFRLSGIDLPADKQQRYAQVQSKLSELGSRFSNQLLDATQAWTKHITDEAALAGLTDSAKAQMAAAAQAKGLDGWLITLEFPSYYAVMTYASDRALREELYAAYCTRASDQGPNAGQFDNGPVMQQILDLRQELAELLGYQNYAELSLATKMAESSDQVLSFLRDLAKRSKPFAAQDLEQLKAYAAEQGCPELASWDAGYFGEKLREQRYSVSQEALRAYFPIDKVLSGLFSIVQRLYGIEITELKGFDTWHPDVRLFEIKENGQHVGRFFFDLYARANKRGGAWMDGARDRRRTAAGALQSPVANLVCNFTPASPGKPALLTHDEVTTLFHEFGHGLHHMLTRIEHAGVSGINGVAWDAVELPSQFMENWCWEPEGLALISGHYETGAPLPQDLLDKMLAAKNFQSGMMMVRQLEFSLFDFELHASHGDGRSVLQVLEGVRDEVSVMRPPAYNRFPNSFAHIFAGGYAAGYYSYKWAEVLSADAFSRFEEEGVLNADTGRAFREAILARGGSRAPMELFVDFRGREPSIDALLRHSGLTEAAAA
- a CDS encoding aminopeptidase; translation: MHFSVLFKRSGPGPLDRFFSYLVPLLGAFLLSGCSSLGYYSQLAQGQWQLLRARQPVDQVIVDPASSPRLRARLAHAEQARAFASERLKLPDNRSYRLYADLQRPYVVWNVFATPELSLQPVTYCFPIAGCVAYRGYYRQGAARGQAALMRQQGLDVYVSGVEAYSTLGWFDDPILSSMVAWGDERLATLIFHELAHQRFYVQDDTAFNESFATFVEREGSRQWRAARGLAPLGTAQSQQREQFTRLVLASRERLQAIYAAPLDDAHKRVAKQAEFERLRAQYKQVRDSQWGGDKRYDAWIYGPLSNAKLLPFGLYDQWVPAFERLFHEVGGDWPQFYRRVEELGHLPAADRKAALQRLM